The following DNA comes from Flammeovirgaceae bacterium.
ACTGGGGGGCGCCATCTTTGCGGACTTCCGCTATGGCAAAACTTTTGTGTACCACAATGGCGCGGAGTCGTATTATGCCGCCAGGGGCTTCCGTGGGGCCTTAAGGGTATAAATTCCATTAAACCAGAGGCTAAAGAAAATGAACCCCAAAGTAGATTGGTTTTTTGAAAAGGACACCCAGTGGCAGAAGGAATATCAACAATTAAGGGCCATTGTGCTTGCTTGTGGATTGACGGAAGAACTGAAATGGGGCGTTCCCTGCTACACGCTCCCCTCCCCCGATGGTGGGAAAAGCCGCAACATCGTTTTGATCCACGGGTTCAAGGAATATTGTGCGCTGCTTTTCCACAAAGGGGCCTTGCTGGCCGATACCCACGGGCTCCTTATCCAGCAAACCAAAAACGTGCAGGCCGCACGGCAAATCCGGTTTGCCAACGGTAAGGAAATTGTAAAATCCAAAAACATCCTTAAAGCCTATGTCAAAGAAGCCATGGCGGTTGAAAAGGCCGGTTTGAAAGTAAACCTTAAAAAGACTTCCGAATTTACCATGCCTAAAGAATTCCGGAAGGATTTGCATGAAAACCCTACCCTTAAGAAAGCATTTAACTCATTGACCCCCGGGCGGCAGAGGGGGTACCTATTGTATTTCTCCTCCCCCAAGCAATCCAAGGCCCGCGAATCGCGTGTGGCCAGGTGCATACCCAAAATCCTTAAAGGAAAGGGGCTTAACGACCAGTAAAGCAAATCGTAAGGTAATATACCGGAAAGGAATTGCCGATTAGTTTATAATCAAACGGACACCGCCCAATTCGGAGACACGGTAAGGGAACCGGTCCCCGGGTGACCCGATGAACATGAAATTTTTGGGTATGTTCCATTCCCGCGAAAGGCGGTCGATCAGTTCGGGGCCGAAGGTGCCCCGTTCAGTAAGGAACACAATCTTTATGTCCGGGTAGGCCCTGTCCAGCACCTCCATGTCTTTCATAAATTCCGTGGAAACCTCCTGCCCTTCCTTCAGTACGGTCACGATCCGCAAACGGCTGGTCAGTTCGTTCTCCAATACATACATCATCACCCTGTTCAACGTGGCGATATCGTCCCCTTTGGTAAAAAACACAAATTGCTGTTGGCTGGTTTTCCTTACCAGCCGGGTAAGTTTGAGTTGGCTGACCAAGGCAATCCTCCTTATGTTTTCCGAAGCGGACTTCAATACCATCAATCCCAGTTCAAAGATGGCCAACCGGTTGAGCAAGGCATAAATGATCAAAATTGCGGGGACAAAATACTGGAGGAACACCACCAGGTATTCGGGGTGCAACTTGATGTTGCCGTACAAGGCCACCACCACGCCCAAAAGCGCCAAGAACACCGTGAAGGCCGTGGCGTGTTCGGGGCGCGGGAGCTTGGCCCTTTTTATTTTCAAAAGCAGGTTGCCAATGGCAAAGTAGGCCATCACCGACAAAAAGGAAATGGTATATACCCCTGCCAGTGGCTCGAGCTCCCCTCTGGTGAGCACCAGTATGGAAAAGCAAAGCAGAAAGAAACCGATAATGATCCTATAATTGCTGTTCCTTTTGTTTTCTTTCAACAAAAATTGAGGCAATATCCTATCCAGTGACATCCTCTTGATCAACCCGCTCACGCCCACAAACGAAGTAAGGACGGCACCACTCAGCACCAAAACCGCATCGATGGAAATTACATAGGCCAGCCACTTGCCCCCGGCCACTTCCCCCATGTAGGAGAGTAGGGTTTCCTTATGCTCCCCCACTTCCACCATAGGCAAAGCGCAAATGGCCAGGAAGGCGATAACCGGGTTGAAAAAACTTACCACCATCCACATATTCTTCAATGTCTTGGGGAACACCCCGGCCTTTTGCTCCTCCACAAAATTGGCCGAGCTTTCAAACCCGCTGATGCCCAACATGGCCGCGCTAAAACCAAAAAACAAAGCATTGGTAAGGCTGCCTTCAAGGGGCATTTTAAAATTGATGGACAATGTGCCAATGCCATTGGTAATGAGGTACCAGGCAATGGCCAGCACCAACAAAGAAAGCGTGCTCAGGTGGGTAACAAAAATCACCACGGCTGCCTTGGCGGATTCGGATATGCCCATTATAGTGAGCATCATGAAAATGACAAGCAAGCCGATGGTGGCCGGCACGACCGGTATTACGGGCACCAGCCCATGAAGGTAGTGCATGGCCTCGCTCCCGGAGAGCACACAGGTGGCCATGTATGAAAGGATGGTAAGCGTGGCCGCCAGCGAGGCATTGGATTTGGTGGTGGTGTTCAACAACACATTATAGGCGCCACCATTAAGCGGCAGGGCCCCCACCACCTCTCCATAAATTTTCCTGAACAGGAACAAGACCAGCGCCACTATCAATAACGAAACCCACGCAAATTGCCCTGCATAGAGAATGGCAAGCGCAGACACATACAGGACACTGGAAGAAATATCGTTGCCGCAAATGGCGGTGGCCTCAAGTTCGGAAAGCTTTTTGGGAGGCTTCAAAGCAGGTTTTTATTTAGGCCAAAGTAAAGCAAAAATCCATTTCAAAAACAAAAATTCCTTCCTTATGTTATCCACCTGAGGGTTTGCGGCTGCAAGGGGTTGACAAAAGGGATTTTCCCATCGATGGACTTATGCCAACCTTTTTTTAATTCGTAGTACCATTTGGCCTGGGTATCCGGGTCGCCTATCAGCATCAGGGTAGGGTTGGTGTCAAGCCCTTCCCGCAGTTTCTGGAAAACCCCCAGGTCCTGGCCTATAAAAGTCTTGCCCAGGCGCTTCAGTGGTGCCCACAGTATTTTGGCCAACCCGATGGTGGTGTAAAAAATATGGTTTAGCTCCGTCTCGTTTTCGTTAATCGGGGTAAGGGTGGTAATGGACACGATTTCGTTTTTGCCCACCTGAATGTGTTCAATCCGGTTTCCGGGCAATTGAAAATTGATTTCCGTACTGGTGCCCCCTTTTAATACCGAGTAGCCCTTTGAGTTGGAGGAAGGCGCATGCCTTACCATTTTAAAACCCATCCCATCGGGAACAAATTTTTTTTCCTTCAACTTCAGGTTTTTGCTCGACCGCCAAAACCAGGACTGATGGACAAAGGTGACATGCGCGGGGTCTATAAGGCCAATCACGGAATGGTCGATGTTGGTAGGCATGGTCACCGTTTCCACATGAAGGAATTCCTTGTCACTGCCAATCAACAAGTTGGGCACCCTTTCCGTTGCATCTTCCAGCTTCAATTTGTTTTGAGGTATATACACCCATATGGTATTGCTGATTTCCCTGCAGGGAAATTCATAAACCTTGATTTTGCCCACATCAAATTTGTCATCTGCCATTGCGGGTATGCCCGTGCAGGTCCCCGAACAGTCAAACTTCCAACCATGGTAACAGCATTGGATGGTGCGGCCATCGAACCACCCGGCAGACAGGGGCACCCCCCTGTGCGGGCAATTGTCTTTTAGCGCAAAGGGGTGGCCATCTTTGCCGCGCCCAAAAACAATCTTTTCGCCAAGGATTTCCTTTTGGACAAGTTTGCCTTTTTTTAGTTGCGAACCGTGGAAGGCAAAATACCAGAGGTTTTTTAAGAAAAGGGGCTGGTCCGAAGCCATGAAAAAAGGGATTATGGGATGAAGGACAAGAATAAAGAAATCAGCCGACCAAAAAAAATGATTTACCGCTTTCCGGTTTTTACCTCATCCGCACGTAAACCAATTTAATGTTTTGTTAGAATTTTGCAAGGGCAAATGGACTTGAAAAACCGGATTTCGGAATAAACACTACACCCAACCCCGTCAGGTGCCAATGACCAGAAGAAGGGCTTAAGGCTCCCGGTTTTTATCTTCAGGGCAATTCAACTATCTTGGCATGAACCCTTTGTTCCATGACAAAAAAAATCCGTAATGGCTTCCTGGCCTTCCTCATGATCGGTGCCGTGGCCTTTTTCGCATTTGTGCCCACCTACATCGACAAGTCCATGAACAAGGTGACCGGTACTTATCACGGTGCCCCGGGCCCATTCTACCAATCGCTCCCTTTTATAGCCGACCTCCATTGTGACATGCTGCTGTGGGACCGCAATTTCCTGAAACAACATGACTACGGACATGTGGACTTGCCCCGCATGCAACAGGCCAACATGGCCTTTCAGGTTTTTACCATCGTAAGCAAGACCCCACGCGGCATCAATATTGAGCAAAATAGCGACAAGACGGACCAGATCGCCTTACTCAGTTTTGCCCAACTGCGCCCTCCCTCCAACTGGTTTAGCATCAAGGCCCGGGCGCTCCACCAATGCCGGGAACTGCATGAGGCCGCAAGCCAATCGCAAGGGGCCTTCAGGGTGATAACTTCACAAAGTGGGTTGCGGCAATTTATCGCAGACCGGCACCAAAACCCATCCCTCACGGCCGGCATGCTCGGCCTGGAAGGGGCCCATTGCCTGGAAGGGGATATCGCCAACCTGGAAGATTTTTATGATGCGGGGGTCCGGTACATTGGGCTTTCCCATTTCTTTGACAACGAGTGGGCCGGTTCCGCCCACGGCATAAAAAAAGGGGGCCTTACGGAAATGGGAAAGCAGTTGGTCAAAAAAATGGTCGAAATGAACGTGATCATCGACCTGGCCCATGCCTCTTCCCAAACCATTGATGAGGTATTGGCCCTTACCGACCGCCCTGTTATTATTTCACATACGGGCCTCAAAAGCATGTGCGACAACCAAAGGAATTTGTCGGACGAACACCTACTGGAAATAGGCAGGAGGAATGGACTGGTGGGGGTCGGGCTATGGGAAACAGCCGTGTGCGGGACCGATGCCCTGGCCACTGCTAAAAGCATTCGGTACGTGGCCAATACAATCGGTGTGGACAAAGTTGCCTTGGGCAGCGACTTTGACGGGGCCATCACCACCCACTTTGATGTAACGGGCTTGCCGTTAATTGTGGACGCGTTAAAGAGTGAAAAATTTACCGACAAGGAAATTGAATTTATAATGGGGGGCAATGTCCGGGACTTCCTTCTCAGGAACCTACCCGCCCGCTAAAAGGCTTAACCCGCTATTATTCTTCATCCCCTTTGCACTTTGATGCCTGGTAGCAATATCGGTCCCCATTGAGGGGCAACTTCCCGGTTTTGTCCAACAGCCCGTCCATTCTTATGTTCGCAATGGCAGGCCCATCACCGGAAAAGGACACTAAAGTAATGTGGTCAAAGGCGTTTTCATCCTCAGGGTTTTGACTGCCCCCGGTGGTGCCGAGGGTAATGTAATCATGCCCGTTCCTTTCGGTATGGGAATAGCTATGGAGGTGCCCATTGATCACGGTATATTTTCGATCGCCCAGCGCCTTTTCCATCCTTGAAAGGTTGCCTTCCCCTTCCCTTTTCCAAACCGGCTTGTGCATTAACAAAAAAGTCCATCTCACCTCCGGATGGGCAGCTATCACCTTTTCAAAATAAGCATTTTGTTCCTCTTCGATTTTCCCGGTTTTCCTTTCGGGCATTTTGTAATAGGCAGTGGAAGGAAAATCTTCCGGATGGGGGCCATCTAAAATGGCGATGGCCTCTGACCGTGCCACATTGATCTTCTCCCTAAGTTCGTCCGTATAGTCTTCCGTATCCAAAACAAGGAAGAGCACGTTTTGGTAGATAAAATGGTAATACCTTCTGCCGTACCGTTTTGTCCAAAAATCCCGCATCGCCTGGCTGGTGAGGTCGTGGTTGCCACCGGTGTGGAACAGGGGCGCATTGGCCCGGGCAGCCCGCTGGTCAAAACCATCGTATTGCTTTTGTAATTCCACGGGATCACTTGTTTCGCCATTCACCAGGTCCCCCACGCTTAAAATAAATTCCGGCCGCAACAAATTGACCTGCTCCATGGCCACTTCAAAAACCCCGTCCCGTTCCCCACTGTTGAGGTCGGAAATTATGGCAAAGGTAAATTGCCCTTCTGGTTTGCCCGTGGGTTCGTAGGACCACGGTGTGGGGCCCGCTTCCAGGTTGTGGGAAAATGGCGTGGGCCTCCCGCCTGTACCCTGGCAGGCGGCAATGGCAACGGCCAACAGCAACAATCGAAATGGTTTCATATTAATATTTGATTTTAATTGGATCATATGGAATCGCCTGTTATCGTTATACCATTGGGCGCAATGCCGTTTCAGGGCATCACTTGATTAAATCCCTCAAACCGTTCAGGTGCCCGCAGCCATCTTGTTAAATTTGTTCCGGTAGGCTACCGGGGTAAGGCCGGTTACTTTTTTGAAAATTGTCCTAAAGGCTTTGGTGTCGGTGTAGCCAACATCGTACATCACTTCGCTGATGTTTTTCCTGCTATTTTCAAAGCTTCGTTTGGCGGCTTCCATTTTTATCCGGTGCACATACTCCAGCACGGAGTTGTGGGTAGCTTGTTTAAATCTTCGTTCAAATGTCCTTCTGCCCACGCTAAACTTTTCCGCCAGTTCGTCCACCGTTATCCTTTCATCCACTTTCCTTTCAATATAATCCTGGGCCAACTTCACGGTACCATCCGTATGCCCCTTTTGCCCTGAGAACATGGCAAATGCAGATTGACTGTGGCGGTCGATGTCAATGGCAAAATATTTGGAGGCCAGGATGGCCGTTTCACGGTTTGTATATTTCTCTACCAGGTAAAGGAGTAGGTTCCAATAGGAATTTGCACCACCACTGCTGTATATACGGCCTTCTTCCGTTACGATGCTTCCGTCCGTTACCTCTACCTCAGGAAACATTTCCCTGAATTCATTGGCAAAGCCCCAATGGGTGGAACATTTTTTGCCATTGAGCAGCCCCGTGGAGGCCAGCAAAAAAGCCCCCACACAAAGGGAAGCCACTTCCGCCCCCTTGTTGTACTGGCCGACTATCCAGGGGACCAGCTTGTTGTTTTTTGCAACGGCTTCCCGCATATTGCCAAACAATGCCGGAACAATGACAAGATCGGTGCTTTTAACATCCTTCAACAACTTGTCGGGCTGGACAATAAACCGGCCACCATTTAGCTTAATGGCCTTCTTCGCCCCTACCAGCCAAACCTCGAAAAGGGGCGGCTTGCCTGCTAGTGCCAAAAATTGGTTAACGGCAGAAAAACAATAATGGGGATCGGCTATGGCCTGTGACACGGATGATTCCGGGACCAATATGCTTACACTTTTCATAACCTCTTAATTTGATCATTATGTTGGCTTTCTAGAATTATTTTGTCATCAAT
Coding sequences within:
- a CDS encoding DUF1801 domain-containing protein, giving the protein MNPKVDWFFEKDTQWQKEYQQLRAIVLACGLTEELKWGVPCYTLPSPDGGKSRNIVLIHGFKEYCALLFHKGALLADTHGLLIQQTKNVQAARQIRFANGKEIVKSKNILKAYVKEAMAVEKAGLKVNLKKTSEFTMPKEFRKDLHENPTLKKAFNSLTPGRQRGYLLYFSSPKQSKARESRVARCIPKILKGKGLNDQ
- a CDS encoding APC family permease; protein product: MKPPKKLSELEATAICGNDISSSVLYVSALAILYAGQFAWVSLLIVALVLFLFRKIYGEVVGALPLNGGAYNVLLNTTTKSNASLAATLTILSYMATCVLSGSEAMHYLHGLVPVIPVVPATIGLLVIFMMLTIMGISESAKAAVVIFVTHLSTLSLLVLAIAWYLITNGIGTLSINFKMPLEGSLTNALFFGFSAAMLGISGFESSANFVEEQKAGVFPKTLKNMWMVVSFFNPVIAFLAICALPMVEVGEHKETLLSYMGEVAGGKWLAYVISIDAVLVLSGAVLTSFVGVSGLIKRMSLDRILPQFLLKENKRNSNYRIIIGFFLLCFSILVLTRGELEPLAGVYTISFLSVMAYFAIGNLLLKIKRAKLPRPEHATAFTVFLALLGVVVALYGNIKLHPEYLVVFLQYFVPAILIIYALLNRLAIFELGLMVLKSASENIRRIALVSQLKLTRLVRKTSQQQFVFFTKGDDIATLNRVMMYVLENELTSRLRIVTVLKEGQEVSTEFMKDMEVLDRAYPDIKIVFLTERGTFGPELIDRLSREWNIPKNFMFIGSPGDRFPYRVSELGGVRLIIN
- a CDS encoding aromatic ring-hydroxylating dioxygenase subunit alpha, whose product is MASDQPLFLKNLWYFAFHGSQLKKGKLVQKEILGEKIVFGRGKDGHPFALKDNCPHRGVPLSAGWFDGRTIQCCYHGWKFDCSGTCTGIPAMADDKFDVGKIKVYEFPCREISNTIWVYIPQNKLKLEDATERVPNLLIGSDKEFLHVETVTMPTNIDHSVIGLIDPAHVTFVHQSWFWRSSKNLKLKEKKFVPDGMGFKMVRHAPSSNSKGYSVLKGGTSTEINFQLPGNRIEHIQVGKNEIVSITTLTPINENETELNHIFYTTIGLAKILWAPLKRLGKTFIGQDLGVFQKLREGLDTNPTLMLIGDPDTQAKWYYELKKGWHKSIDGKIPFVNPLQPQTLRWIT
- a CDS encoding dipeptidase, producing the protein MTKKIRNGFLAFLMIGAVAFFAFVPTYIDKSMNKVTGTYHGAPGPFYQSLPFIADLHCDMLLWDRNFLKQHDYGHVDLPRMQQANMAFQVFTIVSKTPRGINIEQNSDKTDQIALLSFAQLRPPSNWFSIKARALHQCRELHEAASQSQGAFRVITSQSGLRQFIADRHQNPSLTAGMLGLEGAHCLEGDIANLEDFYDAGVRYIGLSHFFDNEWAGSAHGIKKGGLTEMGKQLVKKMVEMNVIIDLAHASSQTIDEVLALTDRPVIISHTGLKSMCDNQRNLSDEHLLEIGRRNGLVGVGLWETAVCGTDALATAKSIRYVANTIGVDKVALGSDFDGAITTHFDVTGLPLIVDALKSEKFTDKEIEFIMGGNVRDFLLRNLPAR
- a CDS encoding metallophosphoesterase; protein product: MKPFRLLLLAVAIAACQGTGGRPTPFSHNLEAGPTPWSYEPTGKPEGQFTFAIISDLNSGERDGVFEVAMEQVNLLRPEFILSVGDLVNGETSDPVELQKQYDGFDQRAARANAPLFHTGGNHDLTSQAMRDFWTKRYGRRYYHFIYQNVLFLVLDTEDYTDELREKINVARSEAIAILDGPHPEDFPSTAYYKMPERKTGKIEEEQNAYFEKVIAAHPEVRWTFLLMHKPVWKREGEGNLSRMEKALGDRKYTVINGHLHSYSHTERNGHDYITLGTTGGSQNPEDENAFDHITLVSFSGDGPAIANIRMDGLLDKTGKLPLNGDRYCYQASKCKGDEE
- a CDS encoding helix-turn-helix domain-containing protein translates to MKSVSILVPESSVSQAIADPHYCFSAVNQFLALAGKPPLFEVWLVGAKKAIKLNGGRFIVQPDKLLKDVKSTDLVIVPALFGNMREAVAKNNKLVPWIVGQYNKGAEVASLCVGAFLLASTGLLNGKKCSTHWGFANEFREMFPEVEVTDGSIVTEEGRIYSSGGANSYWNLLLYLVEKYTNRETAILASKYFAIDIDRHSQSAFAMFSGQKGHTDGTVKLAQDYIERKVDERITVDELAEKFSVGRRTFERRFKQATHNSVLEYVHRIKMEAAKRSFENSRKNISEVMYDVGYTDTKAFRTIFKKVTGLTPVAYRNKFNKMAAGT